One genomic segment of Drosophila willistoni isolate 14030-0811.24 chromosome 2R unlocalized genomic scaffold, UCI_dwil_1.1 Seg200, whole genome shotgun sequence includes these proteins:
- the LOC6643527 gene encoding UDP-glycosyltransferase UGT5, translating into MTKILNYSLGGLLLLLALTFSGPPTIEGANILGVFTSHSPSHFIVHMSIMQTLAEQGHNITVVSSVPPKVTHKSIKHIVIPLSAEDEKSLNDGMSALAKQKPSFITTMKTMLSSLSLLLTKQVDVLEHPKFKELYLNKDNKFDLVFNGFFFNLYQVGLGARFNAPLIVSWSGPPAAMVNGIVGNPELPASVPNMNVAVQPGQIMDFKLRFTNYISGLSFGALTWYLESQFNGYYKRIFGDDPTLPSYEEAKKNVSLVFCNSHGISEGPIRPNVPGVVEIGGIQVKDKPDPLPTDIKEFLDKSKHGAILFSLGSNLKGDHISADVIGEIFKALSKLKQQVVWKWDDLKNLPGTSPNILYKKWLPQDDILAHPKIKLFITHAGKGGVSEAQYHGVPMLALPVFADQPGNADKLVDSGYGLKLDLLTIEEETLTAGIKEILNNPSYAAKLERFSKLYRDRPMTARESVIYWTEYVLRHHGAPHIQSPLVHMGFIASNNLDIYALLVVVLVIVILINKVVWTYLWRKCCGKSKKVTQKKVKKQ; encoded by the exons ATGACGAAAATTCTGAACTATAGCCTGGGCGGCTTATTGCTACTATTGGCATTAACCTTTTCGGGACCACCAACCATCGAAGGAGCTAATATATTGGGTGTCTTCACCAGTCACAGTCCATCGCATTTTATAGTTCACATGTCTATAATGCAAACTCTGGCCGAGCAGGGTCACAATATAACCGTAGTCAGTTCTGTTCCACCCAAAGTCACGCACAAGAGTATCAAACATATTGTGATACCACTCAGTGCCGAGGATGAGAAGTCGCTTAATGATGGCATGTCAGCATTGGCTAAACAGAAGCCATCATTTATAACCACCATGAAGACAATGTTGTCCTCATTGTCACTGCTGCTGACCAAGCAAGTGGATGTTCTGGAGCATCCGAAATTCAAGGAGCTCTATTTGAACAAGGATAACAAATTCGATTTGGTCTtcaatggtttctttttcaatCTCTATCAAGTGGGTCTGGGTGCTCGTTTCAATGCTCCATTGATTGTTTCATGGTCGGGCCCTCCGGCTGCCATGGTGAATGGAATTGTGGGGAATCCGGAATTGCCGGCGAGTGTGCCCAATATGAATGTGGCTGTACAGCCCGGCCAAATTATGGATTTTAAGTTGCGCTTTACCAACTATATAAGTGGATTATCATTCGGAGCACTTACTTGGTACTTGGAAAGTCAATTCAATGGATATTACAA ACGTATTTTCGGCGATGATCCCACACTTCCCAGCTATGAGGaagccaagaaaaatgtttcCCTTGTATTCTGCAATAGCCATGGCATCAGCGAAGGACCAATTAGACCAAATGTTCCGGGAGTTGTGGAAATTGGCGGCATTCAAGTTAAGGACAAGCCCGATCCTCTACCCACAGACATCAAGGAGTTCCTTGACAAGTCGAAACATGGTGCTATTCTATTCAGTTTGGGCTCCAATCTCAAAGGTGACCACATCAGTGCAGATGTCATTGGCGAAATCTTCAAAGCCTTGTCGAAATTGAAACAGCAGGTCGTATGGAAATGGGATGATCTAAAGAATTTACCTGGCACTTCTCCAAACATACTTTATAAGAAATGGTTGCCACAAGATGACATTCTGGCTCATcccaaaattaaattgttcaTCACCCATGCAGGCAAGGGTGGAGTGTCTGAGGCTCAATACCATGGTGTTCCTATGTTGGCTCTACCCGTCTTTGCCGATCAACCAGGAAATGCTGATAAACTTGTCGATTCTGGCTACGGTCTGAAATTGGATCTCTTGACAATTGAGGAAGAAACTCTGACAGCGGGCATCAAAGAAATTCTCAATAATCCCAGCTATGCCGCCAAATTGGAACGTTTCTCAAAACTTTATCGCGATCGTCCAATGACAGCTCGCGAATCGGTCATCTATTGGACAGAATATGTGCTGCGTCATCATGGTGCTCCACATATCCAAAGCCCACTGGTTCACATGGGCTTCATTGCCAGCAATAACTTGGACATCTATGCCCTCTTGGTGGTTGTTCTTGTTATCGTGATTCTTATAAATAAGGTTGTGTGGACATATCTGTGGCGCAAATGTTGCGGCAAATCGAAAAAAGTTACTCAGAAGAAGGTTAAGAAGCAATAG